In Heterodontus francisci isolate sHetFra1 chromosome 48, sHetFra1.hap1, whole genome shotgun sequence, a single window of DNA contains:
- the LOC137357344 gene encoding E3 ubiquitin-protein ligase DDB_G0292642-like isoform X2, with protein MELNVALKFEDPASSTQIRGLCQHFRNSRQLTKYVKNVLDSGVHNFSCLKCGQQWAWQEVRSLALLSEGEWKQHEEQVAQLTKDDTESYKKCPGCSLLVQRLDAENLCVECPACCKRSGAPYRFCWSCMRKWTGQSPQGGSCKHKSCSTVALLLSCPVINNSALTVDGCPVVRACPDCKTLISHAGGCKFVHCKNCNNRFCYRCLENFSACYNAKPEWYHFALCAKPMAVRQTFSSR; from the exons CTAGTACACAAATCAGAGGCTTGTGTCAACACTTCAGAAATTCAAGGCAACTGACAAAATATGTGAAGAACGTTCTGGATTCG GGAGTCCACAACTTCAGCTGTCTCAAGTGTGGGCAGCAATGGGCATGGCAGGAGGTGCGGAGTCTGGCATTGCTGTCCGAGGGAGAATGGAAACAGCACGAGGAGCAGGTCGCCCAGCTGACCAAGGACGACACTGAATCTTACAAGAAG TGTCCAGGGTGCAGTCTCCTTGTCCAGAGGCTGGACGCGGAGAACCTCTGTGTGGAGTGCCCGGCCTGCTGCAAGAGAAGTGGGGCGCCCTATCGGTTCTGCTGGAGCTGCATGAGGAAATGGACGGGACAATCCCCTCAAGGAGGCAGCTGCAAGCACAAGTCCTGCAGCACAGTGGCACTGCTGCTGTCCTGCCCTGTGATAAACAACTCGGCCCTGACAGTCGACGGTTGCCCCGTAGTGCGAGCCTGTCCCGATTGCAAAACACTGATTTCACACGCAGGGGGTTGCAAGTTCGTTCATTGCAAAAACTGTAACAATCGCTTCTGTTACCGTTGCTTAGAAAATTTCAGTGCGTGCTATAATGCCAAACCCGAATGGTACCATTTCGCATTATGTGCCAAACCCATGGCGGTCCGGCAGACATTTAGTTCAAGATAG
- the LOC137357344 gene encoding E3 ubiquitin-protein ligase DDB_G0292642-like isoform X1, whose amino-acid sequence MSSSTAFWGQIPGYFSYRSTASTQIRGLCQHFRNSRQLTKYVKNVLDSGVHNFSCLKCGQQWAWQEVRSLALLSEGEWKQHEEQVAQLTKDDTESYKKCPGCSLLVQRLDAENLCVECPACCKRSGAPYRFCWSCMRKWTGQSPQGGSCKHKSCSTVALLLSCPVINNSALTVDGCPVVRACPDCKTLISHAGGCKFVHCKNCNNRFCYRCLENFSACYNAKPEWYHFALCAKPMAVRQTFSSR is encoded by the exons CTAGTACACAAATCAGAGGCTTGTGTCAACACTTCAGAAATTCAAGGCAACTGACAAAATATGTGAAGAACGTTCTGGATTCG GGAGTCCACAACTTCAGCTGTCTCAAGTGTGGGCAGCAATGGGCATGGCAGGAGGTGCGGAGTCTGGCATTGCTGTCCGAGGGAGAATGGAAACAGCACGAGGAGCAGGTCGCCCAGCTGACCAAGGACGACACTGAATCTTACAAGAAG TGTCCAGGGTGCAGTCTCCTTGTCCAGAGGCTGGACGCGGAGAACCTCTGTGTGGAGTGCCCGGCCTGCTGCAAGAGAAGTGGGGCGCCCTATCGGTTCTGCTGGAGCTGCATGAGGAAATGGACGGGACAATCCCCTCAAGGAGGCAGCTGCAAGCACAAGTCCTGCAGCACAGTGGCACTGCTGCTGTCCTGCCCTGTGATAAACAACTCGGCCCTGACAGTCGACGGTTGCCCCGTAGTGCGAGCCTGTCCCGATTGCAAAACACTGATTTCACACGCAGGGGGTTGCAAGTTCGTTCATTGCAAAAACTGTAACAATCGCTTCTGTTACCGTTGCTTAGAAAATTTCAGTGCGTGCTATAATGCCAAACCCGAATGGTACCATTTCGCATTATGTGCCAAACCCATGGCGGTCCGGCAGACATTTAGTTCAAGATAG
- the LOC137357344 gene encoding E3 ubiquitin-protein ligase DDB_G0292642-like isoform X3, giving the protein MDIRLTQIRGLCQHFRNSRQLTKYVKNVLDSGVHNFSCLKCGQQWAWQEVRSLALLSEGEWKQHEEQVAQLTKDDTESYKKCPGCSLLVQRLDAENLCVECPACCKRSGAPYRFCWSCMRKWTGQSPQGGSCKHKSCSTVALLLSCPVINNSALTVDGCPVVRACPDCKTLISHAGGCKFVHCKNCNNRFCYRCLENFSACYNAKPEWYHFALCAKPMAVRQTFSSR; this is encoded by the exons TACACAAATCAGAGGCTTGTGTCAACACTTCAGAAATTCAAGGCAACTGACAAAATATGTGAAGAACGTTCTGGATTCG GGAGTCCACAACTTCAGCTGTCTCAAGTGTGGGCAGCAATGGGCATGGCAGGAGGTGCGGAGTCTGGCATTGCTGTCCGAGGGAGAATGGAAACAGCACGAGGAGCAGGTCGCCCAGCTGACCAAGGACGACACTGAATCTTACAAGAAG TGTCCAGGGTGCAGTCTCCTTGTCCAGAGGCTGGACGCGGAGAACCTCTGTGTGGAGTGCCCGGCCTGCTGCAAGAGAAGTGGGGCGCCCTATCGGTTCTGCTGGAGCTGCATGAGGAAATGGACGGGACAATCCCCTCAAGGAGGCAGCTGCAAGCACAAGTCCTGCAGCACAGTGGCACTGCTGCTGTCCTGCCCTGTGATAAACAACTCGGCCCTGACAGTCGACGGTTGCCCCGTAGTGCGAGCCTGTCCCGATTGCAAAACACTGATTTCACACGCAGGGGGTTGCAAGTTCGTTCATTGCAAAAACTGTAACAATCGCTTCTGTTACCGTTGCTTAGAAAATTTCAGTGCGTGCTATAATGCCAAACCCGAATGGTACCATTTCGCATTATGTGCCAAACCCATGGCGGTCCGGCAGACATTTAGTTCAAGATAG